From Brassica oleracea var. oleracea cultivar TO1000 chromosome C3, BOL, whole genome shotgun sequence, a single genomic window includes:
- the LOC106328509 gene encoding U-box domain-containing protein 39, with the protein MGENGRHRWFSFHHHRSASATSMPQNNPGETPAEFLCPITGFLMSDPVVVASGQTFERISVQVCRNLGFAPKLHDGSQPDLSTVIPNLAMKSTILSWCNRKKVEHPRPPDYAYVEGVVRARMDKEPGTGNRVARSEILPPVAENSPSDYDSVMGAIRARSRNSISSSTSLPLHHHRPVTYSSSSEVFAGAENPNPIQSSFSTSDYSSFPPMSEEEEEIYNKMRSSNTVDHEQGLILLRKTTRSSESSRISLCTERLLSLLRSLIVSRYNIVQTNAAASLVNLSLEKPNKLKIVRSGFVPLLIDVLKSGSTEAQEHVIGALFSLAVEEENKMVIGVLGAVEPLLHALRSSESERARQDAALALYHLSLIPNNRTRLVRAGAVPMMLSMVRSGESASRILLLLCNLAACSEGKGAMLDGNGVAILVGKLREGGADSEAARENCVGALLTLSVGNMRFRGLASEAGAEEILTEIVESEGGSERLKEKARKILQAMRGGEREFGEGAEAREWNRMLEASGLSRSQFQGGQKEGFAYSSQF; encoded by the coding sequence ATGGGGGAGAACGGAAGACACAGGTGGTTCTCCTTTCACCACCACCGCTCAGCTTCCGCCACGTCTATGCCACAAAATAATCCCGGCGAAACTCCGGCTGAATTCCTCTGTCCAATCACCGGATTTCTAATGTCCGACCCCGTCGTCGTAGCATCGGGTCAGACATTTGAGCGTATCTCCGTCCAAGTTTGCCGGAATCTCGGGTTCGCGCCGAAGCTCCACGACGGAAGTCAACCGGATTTGTCAACGGTAATCCCTAACCTCGCCATGAAATCAACAATTCTCAGCTGGTGTAATAGGAAGAAGGTGGAGCATCCACGGCCTCCTGATTACGCTTACGTCGAAGGTGTGGTTCGTGCCCGTATGGATAAAGAACCCGGTACGGGTAACCGGGTCGCAAGATCGGAGATTTTGCCTCCCGTGGCTGAGAATTCGCCGTCGGATTACGACTCCGTCATGGGAGCGATTCGAGCTCGGTCAAGAAACTCGATATCGTCGTCTACTTCCCTTCCTCTTCACCATCACCGACCAGTGACTTATTCATCGTCATCAGAAGTTTTCGCCGGAGCTGAGAATCCAAACCCGATCCAGAGCTCATTCTCTACCTCCGATTACTCATCTTTCCCTCCGATGTCAGAAGAAGAGGAGGAGATTTACAACAAAATGAGAAGCTCAAACACTGTTGACCACGAGCAAGGACTGATTCTTCTCAGGAAGACGACGAGATCCAGCGAAAGCTCGAGGATTTCGCTCTGCACTGAACGGCTCCTCTCCTTGCTCCGGTCACTGATCGTGTCACGGTACAACATCGTTCAGACCAACGCCGCCGCGTCGCTGGTGAACCTCTCGCTAGAGAAACCGAACAAGTTGAAGATAGTACGGTCTGGATTCGTTCCTCTATTGATCGATGTTCTGAAGTCGGGCTCAACGGAGGCGCAAGAGCATGTCATCGGAGCTTTGTTCAGTTTAGCGGTTGAGGAAGAGAACAAGATGGTGATCGGAGTTCTCGGAGCGGTGGAGCCGCTGCTCCACGCTCTGAGATCATCCGAGAGCGAAAGAGCCCGTCAAGACGCAGCTCTTGCGCTTTACCACTTGTCGTTGATACCCAACAACCGAACCAGGCTGGTCCGAGCTGGTGCGGTGCCGATGATGCTGTCGATGGTGAGGTCCGGCGAATCCGCGAGCAGGATACTTTTATTGCTGTGTAACCTCGCCGCTTGTTCGGAAGGGAAAGGAGCGATGCTTGATGGAAATGGGGTGGCCATACTTGTTGGGAAGCTTCGAGAAGGTGGAGCTGATTCAGAGGCGGCGCGTGAGAATTGCGTGGGGGCTTTGTTGACGCTAAGTGTAGGGAATATGAGGTTTAGGGGACTGGCGAGCGAGGCTGGGGCGGAGGAGATTCTGACGGAAATTGTGGAGAGTGAGGGTGGAAGCGAGCGGTTGAAGGAGAAGGCGAGGAAGATTCTTCAGGCAATGAGAGGCGGAGAGAGGGAGTTTGGAGAAGGTGCGGAGGCGCGTGAGTGGAACCGGATGTTGGAAGCGAGTGGGCTAAGTCGTTCTCAGTTTCAAGGAGGACAAAAAGAAGGTTTCGCTTATTCTTCTCAATTTTAA
- the LOC106329198 gene encoding succinate dehydrogenase subunit 7A, mitochondrial, whose protein sequence is MAFLLKNNSISSHLRSSSQKMEGGALAQPRRGFHVELGSREKDLLAENDALRRFKSHKKGVRQLKRIGDVITAVVVAGCCYEIYARATMKKEA, encoded by the exons ATGGCGTTTTTGCTGAAGAACAACTCGATTTCATCTCACCTCCGATCTTCTTCACAG AAGATGGAAGGTGGCGCCTTAGCACAACCGCGGCGGGGGTTCCATGTGGAGCTAGGATCACGCGAGAAAGAT CTATTGGCTGAGAATGATGCTTTGAGGAGATTCAAGTCGCATAAGAAAGGAGTGCGCCAATTGAAAAGAATTGGAGATGTCATCACTGCTGTCGTTGTTGCTG GGTGCTGCTATGAGATCTATGCGAGGGCAACTATGAAAAAGGAAGCTTAG
- the LOC106331322 gene encoding probable beta-1,3-galactosyltransferase 19, which translates to MRNSKLEKCAMFVSLSKKRSIQILMAIGLLYMLLVTLEIPLVYRSGFNTLSHDPLTRPDHLGSELDLQERRGAPGRPFKSLIYQETESVAPARAERRRISQEIFISGLKFDPDPSSRDESLELHESAKVAWQVGRKLWEELESGKALKALKEEKLGSSSCLVSVSLSGSDLLTRGKVIELPCGLTLGSHITLVGKPRAAHSEMDPKISMGNEAVKVSQFIMELQGLKAVEGEDPPKILHFNPRLKGDWSGKPVIEQNTCYRMQWSSAQRCEGWRSSDDDETVDGQVKCAKWVQENGTSYSNEETNKATWWLSRFIPRSKKVAVEWSFPFTEEKLFVLTLSAGLEGYHVSVDGKHVTSFPFRTGFTLEDATGLTVTGDIDVQAVFAGSLPTSHPSFAPQRHLDLSRKWQAPSVSGEEVELFIGILSAGNHFAERMAVRKSWMQHKLITSSKVVARFFVALHSRKSINVELKKEAEFFGDIIVVPYLDSYDLVVLKTVAICEYGAHQLAAKYIMKCDDDTFVRVDAVLREAKKTPTDRSLYIGNINYYHKPLRQGKWAVTYEEWPEEDYPPYANGPGYILSTDIARFIVKEFEQHKLRLFKMEDVSVGMWVEQFNNSLKPVDYEHSISFCQFGCIENYLTAHYQSPRQMICLWDKLVLTGKPHCCNLR; encoded by the exons ATGAGAAACTCGAAGCTAGAAAAATGCGCAATGTTCGTGTCTCTCAGCAAGAAGAGGTCGATTCAGATACTCATGGCGATTGGTTTACTGTACATGCTTCTGGTCACGCTCGAAATCCCCCTCGTCTACAGATCCGGATTCAACACTCTATCACACGATCCGTTAACCCGGCCCGATCATCTGGGTAGCGAGTTGGATCTGCAAGAGAGACGAGGAGCTCCAGGGCGTCCTTTTAAGAGCTTGATTTATCAAGAAACGGAATCAGTGGCCCCTGCTCGAGCTGAACGGAGAAGAATATCACAAGAGATCTTTATATCCGGGTTGAAATTTGACCCGGATCCGAGTAGCAGAGACGAGTCCTTGGAGCTCCATGAATCCGCCAAAGTAGCTTGGCAAGTTGGTAGAAAGCTATGGGAAGAGCTGGAATCTGGAAAAGCCCTTAAAGCCTTAAAGGAAGAGAAGCTTGGCTCCAGCTCATGCCTGGTCTCCGTTTCCTTATCCGGGTCGGATCTTTTGACACGTGGGAAGGTCATAGAGCTTCCTTGTGGGTTAACACTCGGATCACACATCACGCTGGTGGGGAAGCCACGCGCTGCACACTCTGAGATGGACCCGAAGATATCAATGGGGAATGAAGCTGTGAAGGTTTCGCAGTTTATTATGGAGCTGCAAGGGTTGAAGGCAGTGGAAGGAGAAGATCCGCCTAAGATTCTTCATTTCAATCCAAGGCTTAAGGGTGATTGGAGTGGTAAGCCTGTGATTGAGCAGAACACTTGTTACAGGATGCAATGGAGCTCGGCGCAACGATGTGAGGGCTGGAGATCGAGTGATGATGATGAAACAG TTGATGGTCAGGTTAAGTGTGCGAAGTGGGTTCAAGAAAATGGTACTTCTTATTCTAATGAAGAGACTAACAAGGCAACATGGTGGCTGAGTCGGTTTATTCCCAGGAGCAAGAAAGTAGCTGTAGAATGGTCATTTCCATTCACTGAGGAGAAGCTCTTCGTGCTTACGCTAAGTGCTGGGTTGGAAGGTTACCATGTTAGTGTCGATGGGAAACATGTCACATCTTTCCCTTTCCGAACT GGGTTTACGCTTGAGGATGCTACTGGTCTAACTGTTACTGGAGACATAGATGTTCAAGCTGTTTTCGCTGGCTCTCTCCCAACCTCGCACCCTAGTTTTGCCCCTCAGAGGCATCTTGATCTCTCAAGAAAGTGGCAGGCCCCATCAGTTTCTGGTGAAGAAGTTGAGTTATTCATCGGCATCCTCTCTGCAGGTAATCATTTTGCTGAGCGGATGGCTGTGAGGAAGTCTTGGATGCAACATAAACTTATCACATCTTCCAAAGTGGTGGCTCGGTTCTTTGTGGCATTG CACTCAAGGAAGTCAATCAATGTGGAGCTAAAGAAGGAAGCTGAGTTCTTTGGGGACATAATTGTAGTGCCTTATTTGGACAGCTATGATCTAGTTGTCCTGAAAACTGTTGCAATTTGCGAGTATGGG GCTCATCAGTTAGCTGCCAAATACATAATGAAGTGTGACGATGACACATTTGTCCGAGTAGATGCAGTTCTTAGGGAAGCAAAGAAAACACCCACAGATCGAAGCTTGTACATTGGCAACATCAACTATTATCACAAGCCTCTTCGCCAGGGGAAGTGGGCCGTTACATATGAG GAATGGCCAGAGGAAGACTATCCACCTTATGCCAATGGACCTGGCTACATATTATCAACAGATATCGCTCGTTTCATCGTTAAAGAGTTTGAGCAACACAAACTAAGG TTATTCAAAATGGAAGACGTGAGCGTGGGAATGTGGGTGGAACAGTTCAACAACAGCTTGAAACCTGTGGATTATGAGCACAGCATTAGCTTCTGCCAGTTTGGTTGCATAGAGAATTACTTAACGGCTCATTACCAATCGCCAAGACAGATGATCTGCTTGTGGGACAAATTGGTCTTGACGGGCAAACCTCATTGCTGCAACTTGAGATGA
- the LOC106333425 gene encoding LOB domain-containing protein 27-like yields the protein MSQIKTIHNPIGSLERFLDLLLISLIVYMTLKGGTSGACAACKYQRRRCAADCPLAPYFPAEQPKLFQNVHRLFGVRSIVKILENLDEVQRPEAMKSIIFQSYVRDRNPVHGCLGITQQLQYMIWVAEEELKAVNSQLQLYRSGQNHPNPHNMMIHEIGEKQEDLTSQLDLGMGLPVNNNNQGNNTIPFFSPVSETQQQQPHMSYCSDQVNNHDYNPIPDSCKEVLNNHNTSLAWGQNQFPYNHHNYGFINQNEHCSETKNNNSVMAIQSQLVNLQMASNQQKEEVDDQNYDEIHQFLEIIDESQSFTETKEVYASSSGESLKEPIDEIGEKELRRAATCFSLTSVN from the exons ATGAGCCAAATAAAAACCATCCACAATCCCATAGGGTCATTAGAGAGATTTTTGGATCTTCTCTTGATCTCTCTCATCGTTTACATGACATTGAAAGGAGGCACGAGTGGTGCTTGTGCTGCGTGCAAGTACCAACGCAGACGCTGCGCCGCGGACTGCCCACTCGCGCCGTACTTCCCAGCCGAACAACCAAAGCTCTTCCAAAACGTTCATAGGCTATTCGGCGTTAGAAGCATTGTTAAAATACTCGAGAACCTAGACGAAGTTCAGAGACCAGAAGCTATGAAATCAATTATCTTTCAGTCTTATGTTCGTGATCGTAATCCTGTCCATGGTTGCCTTGGAATCACACAACAACTACAATACATGATATGGGTCGCCGAAGAAGAGCTCAAAGCCGTCAATTCCCAATTACAGCTCTATCGTAGTGGTCAAAATCATCCTAACCCTCATAATATGATGATTCACGAGATTGGTGAAAAGCAAGAAGATCTCACATCCCAGTTAGATTTGGGAATGGGACTTCCGGTTAACAATAATAACCAAGGCAATAATACAATACCATTTTTCAGTCCGGTTTCTGAAACTCAGCAGCAACAACCTCATATGTCTTATTGTAGTGATCAGGTTAATAACCATGACTACAATCCCATTCCAGATTCATGTAAGGAAGTTCTCAACAATCATAATACTTCTTTGGCTTGGGGTCAGAATCAATTTCCTTACAATCATCATAACTATGGATTCATCAATCAAAACGAGCATTGTAGCGAGACGAAGAACAACAACAGTGTGATGGCCATACAGTCTCAACTTGTTAATCTTCAGATGGCATCGAATCAACAAAAGGAAGAAGTTGATGATCAGAACTACGATGAAATCCATCAATTCCTAGAAATCATCGATGAGAGTCAATCTTTCACGGAAACGAAAGAAGTGTACGCTTCAAG CTCTGGTGAATCTTTGAAGGAACCTATAGATGAAATAGGGGAGAAGGAGTTGAGGAGGGCGGCAACTTGCTTTAGTCTCACGAGTGTGAATTGA
- the LOC106336297 gene encoding uncharacterized protein LOC106336297, with protein MGQKKKPPAPRSKQSLSSSAAEAEPSSEVSACTSYDGDEPSNLAEIKVECEKALTSFRRGSYNKAIRLMKESCSRHQHSALIHRVQGTVCVKVSSVYEDAVTKQKYIRSAIESARKAVELSPNSIEFAHFYANLLYEAASDGREYEEVLQECHRALSIENPIDPAKDSLQDESQHKILTPEARIANVQDELRSLIQKSNLGSLSTWMKHLRNGEGEFRLFDMRKMAEDPIESNLVQTRRPNEIKKATKTLEERRKEIEVRVAAGRLLQQKSESSSVDSVNSKGSDPALGSGQRSVERRKHGNARKNDSTVERRDRVRSYWESTGKEMKKELLRIKVSDLKSHFSASKDGDANDIITEALSFCEANKTWRFWVCCKCSEKFKDSESYMQHIVGEHIGNVLPKMQMVLPQSLDSERIEMLLTSPWKPLDFPAAVKLRCSQQKIQNTEFNEFYAEDYMDDGDDCFQDAWNDTSPEKEKIGDACNGYEKNESEKGRLPNPFYLPDEWPISDDPER; from the coding sequence ATGGGTCAGAAGAAGAAACCCCCCGCGCCTCGCTCCAAGCAATCGCTATCTTCTTCAGCGGCGGAGGCTGAGCCGTCCTCTGAGGTTTCCGCTTGTACCTCCTATGATGGCGACGAGCCGTCAAATTTGGCTGAAATCAAGGTCGAGTGCGAGAAGGCACTGACGTCATTCCGGCGAGGTAGCTACAACAAGGCGATTCGGCTCATGAAGGAATCATGCTCTCGCCACCAACACTCTGCCCTGATTCACCGTGTCCAAGGTACTGTGTGCGTGAAGGTTTCTTCTGTATACGAAGACGCAGTTACTAAACAGAAGTACATCCGTAGCGCTATTGAATCCGCTAGAAAAGCTGTGGAGCTATCTCCCAACTCTATTGAGTTTGCCCATTTTTATGCTAACCTGCTTTACGAGGCTGCTAGCGATGGTAGAGAGTACGAGGAGGTTCTGCAGGAGTGTCACAGAGCCCTCTCCATTGAGAATCCAATCGATCCTGCTAAAGATAGTCTCCAGGACGAGAGTCAGCACAAGATATTGACACCTGAGGCTCGTATTGCGAATGTTCAGGATGAGCTCAGGTCACTGATACAGAAGTCTAATCTTGGTTCGTTGTCCACTTGGATGAAACATCTGAGAAATGGAGAAGGGGAGTTTCGGTTGTTTGACATGAGGAAGATGGCTGAGGATCCTATTGAGAGTAACTTGGTTCAGACCAGGAGGCCGAACGAGATTAAGAAAGCTACCAAGACTCTTGAAGAGAGGAGGAAGGAGATTGAAGTGAGGGTGGCTGCAGGTAGGTTGTTGCAGCAGAAATCAGAATCTTCCTCGGTAGATAGTGTTAACAGCAAGGGATCAGATCCAGCATTAGGCTCCGGTCAGAGAAGCGTGGAGAGGAGAAAGCATGGAAATGCAAGGAAGAACGACTCTACAGTAGAGAGAAGAGATCGGGTTAGATCATATTGGGAGTCTACAGGCAAAGAAATGAAAAAAGAATTGCTTAGGATTAAGGTTAGTGATCTTAAGAGTCACTTTAGCGCATCCAAGGATGGCGATGCAAATGATATAATAACTGAAGCTTTGTCCTTTTGTGAAGCTAATAAGACTTGGCGGTTTTGGGTTTGCTGCAAGTGTAGTGAAAAGTTCAAGGATTCTGAGTCTTATATGCAGCATATTGTAGGGGAGCATATAGGTAACGTTTTGCCTAAGATGCAAATGGTTTTGCCTCAGAGTCTCGATAGTGAGAGGATTGAGATGCTTCTTACTTCCCCATGGAAACCATTGGATTTTCCTGCTGCGGTGAAATTGCGTTGCAGCCAGCAGAAAATCCAAAATACTGAGTTCAATGAGTTTTACGCTGAAGATTACATGGACGATGGTGACGATTGCTTCCAGGATGCATGGAATGATACTTCACCAGAGAAAGAAAAAATTGGAGATGCTTGCAACGGTTATGAGAAGAATGAGTCGGAAAAGGGTAGGCTGCCAAATCCGTTTTATCTTCCTGATGAATGGCCGATATCTGATGATCCTGAACGT
- the LOC106330819 gene encoding uncharacterized protein LOC106330819, producing MGPYKILERIGKVAYKLELPSSMAQFHNVFHVSLLRKCIRNQDNVVPEPPSDLRENLTVEGRPVRIIGRKTKPEGRKNIKMIQVVWDCDGEEETTWEPDDKFTEDSGRKTRGRV from the coding sequence ATGGGGCCGTACAAGATCCTGGAAAGGATTGGAAAGGTCGCCTACAAACTGGAGCTGCCCTCATCGATGGCTCAGTTCCATAACGTGTTCCATGTATCTTTGCTACGAAAATGCATACGGAATCAAGACAACGTGGTTCCTGAACCACCATCTGACTTGAGAGAGAACCTTACTGTAGAGGGACGACCAGTCCGGATCATTGGAAGAAAAACCAAACCTGAAGGCAGAAAGAATATCAAAATGATCCAAGTCGTTTGGGACTGCGATGGAGAGGAAGAAACGACTTGGGAGCCAGATGATAAATTCACGGAAGATTCAGGAAGAAAGACTCGAGGACGAGTCTGA